GTATAATAAAAATCACTACTAACCGACTAAAACAGTGAAAGTGGGTGCCCGAAGGCACACCACTTTGAAGTCGTACATTTGTTTTGCCCACAAATAACGACATGATCAAAAGTACGGAAAGAAATTTAGTCGGTCAGCCGATTTTGTCTCAATTGCTGGGACTAATAGACAAACCTGCTTTCTTCAAACTGGTAAATGAGTTCGATTCGGATCGTTACTACAAACGGTTTCATAGTTGGACTCACCTGGTGACGATGCTCTTTGGGGTCTTGAGCCGATGCGATTCTATGGGGGAAGTTTGTGAGGGACTGCGCGGTATGGGCGGTAAGCTGAATCACTTGGGCTTGAGAGAGGCACCTGCTAAAAGCACATCGGGAGACGGGCTTCGCAATCGCAGCAGCCTCTTTTTCGAGGCACTCTACTATGAATTGGTGAAGCGTTACAGTTCTTTTTTGTCGGACAGCCGAACATATGGCCTAACGTTCAAAGAGTTACTCATTGTCGACTCTACGACCATTGGACTGTTTGGAGACATCTTAAAGGGTGTGGGGCGCAACCCCAAAGGCGATGGCAGGAAGAAAGGCGGACTCAAGGTGCATATGCTGATTGATGCGGTACAATCCGTTGCAAGGTTCGTTAAGATAACCGAGGCCCGTCAGCATGACCGGTTGTTTCTTAAGAACCTACAACTCCCCGCCCACAGCATGGTCGTATTTGACAAGGCCTACAACGTCTATGAACAATTTGCCCGATGGACTAATCAGGACATCTACTTTGTCACGCGACAGAAGGAGAATGCGATTTATCAGGTAGCTGAAGTTGTTCCGCAACAATTGCTACCCAAAGGGGAGCCCGGGGTTCTTGGTGAAGAGGTAATCGTGATCCAATACAAGGCGATCGACAACAGTCAACAAACCCTGCTGCTTCGCCGGGTGCAGTACCGTGATGAGCGGGGGCGGGAGCTGGTCTTCATCACCAATAACTTTGACATCAGCGCACAAGAGGTGGCGTTGGTCTACAAGAAAAGATGGGGTATCGAGTTACTCTTCAAGAAAATGAAGCAAAACTTTCAATTGCATTATTTCTACGGGGAGAACGTAACAGCGATTAGAACGCAAATCTGGTGTACGCTAATCGCACAATTGCTGCTAACAGTTTTACAGAAAATGGCCAATACGAAAAAGGCCTTCTCGGCCATTGCAACCATCTTGCGCATTCATCTCATAAGCGTGGTGGATGCCATCAAACTCATACGATCTACCGACAGAACCTACTTGAAAAAGAAGGAAACATCCATTCAACAATCCCTGACCTTTACATAGGTAGGGGTACATTGAACCAAGATTGAAAAACGCCCAAAAACAAACAAAACTCAAGCTAAATCCCTGCCTTGAAGTTTAGTCGGTTGATAGTGAATAAAAATGTATTTGCGCCAAAGGGGCAGGAGAAACATCGGCAAAGGGCATATTCAAATCATGCAATACAGTATTATCCCAACTTATCTTAAGAGGGAACCAGGAATTGTCTATCGCGATTAGATATATTCGTGGGAATGAACTATCCAGGCCGTATCCACTAACATTCGCTTTATAATAAGTACTACCCGATAACCAATAAGCGAATAAGCCGGAAGTATCCCTAGCAACAGGATGCACACCAAAAACTGCAGTAACAGATGAATCAAATGACTCGTCCGCCGAGGGGTCCCAACCTGCATATAGCGTATCTTTACCACCAAATCGGTCTTCAAAAAATATCGGAAAAACAATTTGGGGCTGGATTTGAGCGCCGGGAATGGAATATGACTGAGCCTTGCACTGCTGCACAAGCCCGGAAGCAAAAACCAACAATAACAATGTGCGGAAAAACATTACCATCGTATGAGTACCGGATTCGCCATGGAAGGTACTAAACTTCTCACCACTTCAGTGTACTTCGACGAGCATTTCAGCGCGATCAACGACCAAGCCGATCTGCCATAAATCGCTGCCAAAGTCGCCGGAAATCGTATAACCCGGCTCGATCGTCACCAGTAATCCCCCACTCGTCTGCGGATCGCATAGCGCGATGAACTCGGGGCCGTTGATGCCGCTGACTTTTTTTTCGAGGCTGTTCCAGTTGCGGTAGGTGTTATCGGGAAAGATGAACTGGTCCATATAGGTTTTTACACCCGGCAAGAGTGGCACGTTCTGGTAATCGATCCTTGCCGATACGCCGGAGCTTTCGCAGACCTCGGCCAGGTGACCGAGTAGTCCGAAGCCGGTGACATCGGTGAGCGCGTGTACGGCTGGCTCTTTTCCCAGCCGGCTGCCAAGCGTGTTAAGTCGGGTCATGGAATCGACCGCCGCCCGTACGTGTGCCGGATCGGCCTTGTCCCGCTTCAGGGCCGCGGCGACGATGCCCGTACCCAGCGGCTTGGTGAGGTAGATACGATCGCCCGGTCTGGCGCCTCCGTTGGTGCGGAGGTGATCGCGGCTGACCAGCCCGTTCACCGACAATCCGAAGAGCGGCTCTGGAGCGTCGATGGTATGTCCGCCCGCGAGCGGGATGCCCGCCTCTTCGCAGATCGCACGGGCGCCGTCGAGCATGGTGGCGGCTACCGCCGGCGATAGCTTATCAACCGGAAATCCGAGAATCGCCAGGGCCATGACGGGTTGTCCGCCCATGGCGTACACATCGCTCAGGGCATTCGCCGCGGCGATGCGACCGAAGTCGAAGGGATCGTCCACGATCGGCATGAAGAAATCGACCGTGCTGACCAGTCCGCGACCGTCGCCGAGATCGAGCACCGCCGCGTCGTCGCTGCGGTCGTTGCCCACCCAGAGACCGGGAAAATGCTCCGGCGCGGTACGCCCGTGCAGGATCTCCTGTAAAACAGCCGGCGCGATCTTACAACCACAGCCGGAGCCGCGGGAGAGTTGGGTGAGACGGGGAGATTGGGACATGGGACGGGGGACGAGGTGCGAGGGACGAGGGATGAGGTGCGAGGCTTGCCTGCCGAAGCTTTAGCGTAGGCAGGGACGTGGGGCGAGGGACGTGGGACGAGGGACGTGGGACGAGGTGCGGGGTGCGAGGCTTGCCTGCCGATGCTTTAGCGTAGGCAGGGACAAGAGACGAGATGCGAGGTATAGAAATTGTTGCCAAGAATACTAATCCAATTGATTCTGTGAATCATGTTGAAATGCCATTGGGGTAAATCTAATAGTAGTGAAGTTCTTTCTTGATATAGCCATCATAGAACATCCTACAATACATATCCACAGTTTCTATTGACTTTCCATTAAGCAGAACTTTGAGTTCATCGCTTAAGTTTCGGCCAGTACCTGACTTCAAGATGTCTGGATTCTTTAAAATCTTGTCGAAGAACCGAAGATTGAATTTATCATATCCAAAACCCATAAAAAATATATGGCTAAGATCAAATCTCTCGGCAAACTCATTGAACAAATCAATATCTATTGAATCGCTTCTTTCATACATCGTAGTCATAGATCCCAAAGCTTTCTGCAAGATACCCCTCTCATTATTGTTCTTATCAAATGGCACATCTACTAACGCACCCAGACTACCGTATGGATGATGAACGATTCCCCTCAGCGCGGTCATGTCGAAGTCTGATCCTTGATAATATTTCATAAAGCACCACTCAAACAATCTATCATAATTGAAAATTACAAAACAAAACCTCCTGCAAAAATTTTCAAATCCTATACCCTCTGCATGCTTTATTAAGCCATAAATCCATGAATTCTGATATTGAGAAAACTTCTTTTCACTCTCAAAGTATGCATATTCCATTCCTTTAATAAGGTGAGTAATTGATGCTTTGATCCATATTGTAGCTCTTTTACGCAAATCGTCTCGGAGTTTGCCAAGATCTTCCTTAATAAATTTATCAATGCTGTAAGTAGCATGACTACTTTTTCTAATCACTTGGACATAATCATGCGCGTCACGCTCCCACAGTTTCTCTCGAATTAATAGGAGCTCATCGTCCGATATATTTGCTACAGCATTAGAACTAATCTGATTCATCATGTCAGAAACATACCCTATACCATTGCTTTTACGCTGAGGAAAAAAGTAGTGGACAACCATATGAAAGAGCTCAGCTCCCGAATAGAAATCACCATAGATATCCTTCGAGGAGCCGGCACCTAACACGAACATCTTTTGCTTCATGAAATGCTAATAATACGTTTGGCAATGTCCGTATAGGATTCATTGGTTTTAGAAACGACTTTTATAAGACTCCCCTCCTCCCTCAACGAATTACCATAGTCATACGTCTTGTCGTAGTACGGCAGGATGCAGTCGAGCCAGTCGTGGAGGCGGCCTTCGTGGAGGGCGGTGACGGCGGTGCGGGTGCGTTCGAGGCCGAGGCGTTTTTGGAGCTGGGCGGTTTTCTCGGCGAGTTGCTCGACGGGAAAGCTTCCGTATTCGTGCAGGATGCGTTCGCGTCGCACGGAGTCGGGTACGACCAGCTCGGTGACGGGTGCGTTGCGGATGGCTTCGTAAAGGGTGTCGGGTAACTTGACGCGGCCGATGGTGCGGCTTTCGTTCTCGATCCAGACGCGGCGAGCGGGATCCAGCTTTCCGATACGCTCGGCCAGGAGGTTCTCGAACTGTTCGTTGGACGGCTGGGGCTCCTGACCCAGCCCGCCGAAGGCCGAGCCCTTGTGGTTGGCGAGGGCTTCCAGGTCGATGACCTGCTCCCCGGCGGCTGCCAGGGCCTGGAGGAGTTCGGTCTTTCCGCTGCCGGTACGACCGCCCAGGACCCGCAGGGGCAAAGGTGTTGCCAGTTGCTCCCTTACCCGGGCCCGGTAGGCCTTGTACCCGCCCTTGAGGACGTGCACCCGGTACCCGGCCAGTTCCAGCACCCAGGCCATGATACCCGAGCGCATGCCGCCCCTCCAGCAATACAGCGAAATTTCGCGGTTTTCAGTCCATTCCCGGACCTGTTTGACAAAGCCCGCGAAGGAAGGCCCCACCAACTCAAACCCCAGCAAAACAGCCGCGTCCCGGCCTTGCTGCTTATAGGCAGTGCCTACGGCGGCCCGGCGTTCGTCGTTGAGCAACGGGAGGTTGATCGCCCCGGGAATGTGAGCCTGCCGGTACTCCGAAGGTGAACGGGTATCCAGCAACAGCCAACCGCTTTCCCGAACCAACTTCAGGTACTCTTCCGGCAAATGAACCAACGACATCAACGCAAAGATACTCGCGCGTCCGCTTTGGTATAGTCCACCACCTTCTTTTCTTTCAAGTATGGCGGATGCGTATAGGGCTTCCCTTCCGCCATGCATTTGAACCAGTGTTCGAAGGGGAGGAATTCGAGGGAGGTGCCAATCCACTTAGTCTCTTTATTAAGGGAAAGTGCTTGAAATTCACTCTGTCGAGACTTTAGTATAATTTTGTAATCATATCCACGCTTTGATAGTAATGATAACAATGAAGATATTGTTCGCCATCTAGGCTCATTAAAAGTCTGGCCAATTGATCTTGCCACCTTTTTTCTCAAATTTTCTATCGCATTATCAATCCTATGGCTATTCGGGTAATATTGTAAATACAATTGAATTTGAAGAATACGAATAGCAATCTCATCATCCAATTTGAGCTTACGATAGTTGTAAGCCAGAACTTTATTAACGAGCGGGTAATAATCCAAACCTGATTTAATTCCATCCATACATAAGAGAATATTCGCCTTCATTCGCAGCGCTTCATTTATATATCGATGCTCTAATAGTTCAATCAACTTACCCCTTACAAAGTTTTCAATACCCCCTTGCTCATATTGATAGCTCAATTTCGCCAATAGAAAATAGCCGATCGCTTGATCTTGTGGTAAGCGTAAATCGTCAAGAAACTTATTAATCACAATTCTAGCTGATTCCACACGCCCCAAACTTACTAAGCATAGAGCCATGTTAGCAAGTGATGTAGAGTTAAAACTGGTTAGGTATAATTCCTCTCTCTCTTTATTAATACGATAAGTATTATAAAATGAAACCATCGCACCGGCAAAGTCATGTCTATAAAAAGAATATATTCCTCTAAAAAACTCAAGATACCTCTTTAATGCAAGGTATCGATTCATATTTTTCAGTCCTTGTATCCTTTCAATAACAGATTCGATCTCTTTAATCAATTTCAGATTCGAAATACTCTTCAAAGAAGCATCATGAAATCTATTTCTCAATATTTCACATTGTGTCACTAAATTAGTCACTAATTCCAATTCTTGAATAGCCTTCTCACCTCTCCTAATCTCCGCCTTCGTACCATATTGAGAAACGACTCTGTGCTTTCTTCGTAAGATAAAGTATAAAAGTTCAAATGATTCAATTGACTCTAATCTTTTTTGAATAGAGGTTAGCTTCTCTACCGAATCGAATCTCAAACCCCTATACTGCAACATATCATAATGTAACAGGGATTTAACCTGCACAAAATATGTCTTAGCCCTCTTATGGTATCCGCTTAACTGAATTACATCCCAATCAGATAGATATTCCAACAAGGTCCATTCTAATCTTGCAATCAGCTCATTCAACTTCATTCGATTTCTTACATCTGCCCCACCCTCCAATAATGCCATCTTCGATACAGAATGATCCGATCTTATCCTTTTATAAAGCAATCGAATATTTGAGTCCTTCTTTCCAAGCTGCTTCTCGAAATATTTCGCTTCAGCAGAAGTTAAGCTATGTATGATTGATTTCACCCGTTGGTACTGGCTCATACCATTCACATGTAATAGTTAGTCTATTCTGCAATGTAAAAAATCCGTCGGAATCTCCCTGGGGCTAATTCTTTGGGCATTTGCCCACTTCAATCCACAATACGCTACCAAAACCCTGTCTATTCTAAGTTGAATATTGTCCATCAGTTGCCGATCAAATGCTCGCAATTTTCACAAAAAAAAGATGAAAAATCCATCCAAAAAAAGCGAGTGCATGATCAATCTTGGCGTAACCTTCAGGGTGCTACGCCTTAAAAAGGGCTATCGATCAGCAGAACAGTTTAGCTATGAATTCGATCTAAACAGAACTGCCTATTGGAGATGGGAGAATGGGGAGAACATCACCATGAAGAACTTTCTACGACTATGTGAGATTCACAATATTAGCCCTACCAGCCTCTTCGAACTCGTAGAAAGGAGAGGCGGATTTAGAATAGTCCAATCCCCTCCTTCAATCGCAAGCGAACCAGGTCAAGATACACAGAAATCGAACACCCCCACGCCCGTCAGCGGCTCCAATCAAAACCAAACCCGGCCATAGCCAATGCAGTCCATTCAAATTGACCTGTAATTCGGCTTCTATTCGCGTCTGACAAAATTGACAATCGAAGAAATTTCCATGCTAACCAATCTACTTTCAATGAAGACTGATAACCATACCCATCCAACATAGCGTGAGAAAACTCTCCACTAAAATTAAATGTGGCTACAATCTTATTAAGAAAGCACTGACGATAGCTCGTTTGTAGATACGCCCCCATCTCAGCTATCTGGCCAACTTTCTCATCTCCTACCGTCCTATACCTTCTATATCGAAAATCTGATATCAGTAGGTCAACTCTCCAATTTCCGGATCTAGACAATAACGTCCACCCATAAGCAAAGTGCAGGGTAAATGGCAGGAATAAGCCTTCCTCTTTAAGTTTCGTACTAGACTCATACTTATTAAGTAACGGACTTTCCAATTGAATAATCAATGATGTTTTGAGTATATTTGAGTTTCCTTTCAACCAATCAATTTGACTTGACCAAAGATCTTCTGACTTTCGCCAAGTCGCATTTTCTTGACGAATGTAAAACAGTCTACCTTTAATTTGAAGTGAAAGATTACCACGAAGAACAGAATCAAGTTCTCTGTAAAAGAGCCCATCAGTAAAAACACAAAGCACGCTTTTTGAGTCTCCATTATCTCTACTTGATTGTTGATATGATCCGGAAAGAGAGATCCGAGACTGATTTAAAAAAGAAACCGTGTCAGAAGGTACACCAATACAATTACTTCCATCAATAGTTTTAAGAGATAGAAAATTAAACAAAGACAAAATCAATGGTAACCTTAATGTTCGCGCCAACATTTCTTTCAAGCATCTTTTGGCGAAGTAGCGGACAATTATTAGAAATATCAAACATTAAATTATGGATAATATAAGCAAAAAATTCAGATACTTGACATTAATTTTCTTTCAAACCACTTGTTAAAAACAATCAGCTCTGGTGATTTTATCTTCCACTTGTATTCGCCAGTCTTACTCGAGAGGAGCTGAAAGTACTTTTTTCTCTTTTCGTATGTAGTTTTATAATCATAACCTTCATTTATAAGTTTCACAAGTATTCTAATAATAACAAGATACCTTGGATTCAAGTGCTTTTGACGCTGTATCCGTTTAAGGTACTTTTGTAAACTAAAAACACTGAGATCAACAGAATCAAAATCTTCTTTTTCGATAAGACAGAGAACTTGCAAGACTTTTCGTGCTACATTCCATCCCTCTTTATCTCTCGCTATCTCCGGCAAAGAAGACAACTCGCCCAAAGCCTTTTCATAATTGCCATCTTGAAAATATAATGTAGCTTGATAATATCTAAACCGATTAACTACTGTTTCATCGATAGATCTAAATCTCTTTTTTACCCGCTCAAGTATATCACGACATTCTTTATAATCATTTAAATAGTACTTTGCATAAAAGAGAACTTCTTCCGAAAGAACTATATTTAAGGCATAGCCATTAAACTCTAAGATGGCCTGATTAACATAATGTACAGACTCTTCAAAATTGCTTAGGTAAATGTAGTTATTCGCCCTATTCAATAAATATGTTCCTTGGCGAGATGAGGTTGTAAACCCAGGATGAAGAGAAAGTAAGCGATGTAATTGGTCAAGTACTTTCTCGGCTTGATCATAATTACTAGTTGATTGCAATAACTCCAATTTCAAGAGTAAGTAATAGTATCCAATAGTAGGTGAGTCCGTTTCCTGAAACCACTGGCTTAAGTTATCAACTAAGACAGTTAGCTCTTCCGAATACTCCTCGCTGGTAAATGAAAAATTGATTTTATTCATCATTCTGTTAAACTCACTTCCAGCTTGATCAAATAAAAATTCAGTTTTTTTGTAAAAAGCAATCTCATTGGAGATGTTTTCAAGAGACTTAGTGCGTTTCCTCGTGATGAAATATCTCCTTAAAACAACATTACTTTGAAACAATACATCATAAAGTTCATACTTCCTCGCATCCTTCTTTAAGTCATTCAACCTACTTTCTACTTCATCAACAATGCCTCGATTGAATAGGATATCGA
This genomic stretch from Bacteroidota bacterium harbors:
- a CDS encoding IS4 family transposase, which produces MIKSTERNLVGQPILSQLLGLIDKPAFFKLVNEFDSDRYYKRFHSWTHLVTMLFGVLSRCDSMGEVCEGLRGMGGKLNHLGLREAPAKSTSGDGLRNRSSLFFEALYYELVKRYSSFLSDSRTYGLTFKELLIVDSTTIGLFGDILKGVGRNPKGDGRKKGGLKVHMLIDAVQSVARFVKITEARQHDRLFLKNLQLPAHSMVVFDKAYNVYEQFARWTNQDIYFVTRQKENAIYQVAEVVPQQLLPKGEPGVLGEEVIVIQYKAIDNSQQTLLLRRVQYRDERGRELVFITNNFDISAQEVALVYKKRWGIELLFKKMKQNFQLHYFYGENVTAIRTQIWCTLIAQLLLTVLQKMANTKKAFSAIATILRIHLISVVDAIKLIRSTDRTYLKKKETSIQQSLTFT
- the selD gene encoding selenide, water dikinase SelD is translated as MSQSPRLTQLSRGSGCGCKIAPAVLQEILHGRTAPEHFPGLWVGNDRSDDAAVLDLGDGRGLVSTVDFFMPIVDDPFDFGRIAAANALSDVYAMGGQPVMALAILGFPVDKLSPAVAATMLDGARAICEEAGIPLAGGHTIDAPEPLFGLSVNGLVSRDHLRTNGGARPGDRIYLTKPLGTGIVAAALKRDKADPAHVRAAVDSMTRLNTLGSRLGKEPAVHALTDVTGFGLLGHLAEVCESSGVSARIDYQNVPLLPGVKTYMDQFIFPDNTYRNWNSLEKKVSGINGPEFIALCDPQTSGGLLVTIEPGYTISGDFGSDLWQIGLVVDRAEMLVEVH
- the mnmH gene encoding tRNA 2-selenouridine(34) synthase MnmH, yielding MSLVHLPEEYLKLVRESGWLLLDTRSPSEYRQAHIPGAINLPLLNDERRAAVGTAYKQQGRDAAVLLGFELVGPSFAGFVKQVREWTENREISLYCWRGGMRSGIMAWVLELAGYRVHVLKGGYKAYRARVREQLATPLPLRVLGGRTGSGKTELLQALAAAGEQVIDLEALANHKGSAFGGLGQEPQPSNEQFENLLAERIGKLDPARRVWIENESRTIGRVKLPDTLYEAIRNAPVTELVVPDSVRRERILHEYGSFPVEQLAEKTAQLQKRLGLERTRTAVTALHEGRLHDWLDCILPYYDKTYDYGNSLREEGSLIKVVSKTNESYTDIAKRIISIS